The Pseudomonadota bacterium DNA window CCAGTAGTCAGAATGACTGATTTTAAAGCTTTTCTCCTGGCTTCTGACTTCTGGATTCTGGCTTCATGTGGAATACATGCACTATCAAGTCGCCGAGACTCCTTAATTATCGGGAGAATATCCAAACCCGGAAAGTTGTGTAACTAAAAATGCCCAAAGCGATCTCGAACACATCTTCTTTTACATTGCTGCCGACAACCTAAATAATGCAAAGAAGTTTATCCTAGAGTTGGAGGAGAAAATATACAGTTTAGACACATTTCCCGAACGTTTTGCATATATCCCTGAAAATAGTTTTTTCGGCACCGATTACAGACATATTAACCATAAACAATATCGAGCAATATACAAAATTACAAATGATTCCATGTACATACTTAGAGTCATACATGGTGCAAAACTATTAGATTTATAAAAATCAAAAAACGCTAACAACAAAATCATGCGGGACGGCAACCCGGAAGAGAAGATTAGGGAAGTTTTTTGTAGACGTCTTTTCTATGCCCAATTTTTACAACCAAAATGACCAACTTGGCTTCATGAATTTCATAAATTATTCGGTAATCACCAGATCGAACTTTATGAAAAGTGTTATCCCCTTTCATCTTTGTGGTATTTGGGGAAGGCAGGTTGTTGCCAAGTTCTTCGATCTTCTTCCTGATTTGTGCCAGGTCCCGTTTGGGAAAACGGTT harbors:
- a CDS encoding type II toxin-antitoxin system RelE/ParE family toxin, producing the protein MQYSVEFRPAVLKSLNRFPKRDLAQIRKKIEELGNNLPSPNTTKMKGDNTFHKVRSGDYRIIYEIHEAKLVILVVKIGHRKDVYKKLP